The proteins below are encoded in one region of Juglans microcarpa x Juglans regia isolate MS1-56 chromosome 4D, Jm3101_v1.0, whole genome shotgun sequence:
- the LOC121259753 gene encoding phosphoenolpyruvate carboxykinase (ATP) 1-like isoform X1, with product MAGNGNVSGEFSFGTTTTGIAGTGTGTARNGLAKIQTNKKTNGICHDDSTPPVKAQTIDELHSLQKKKSAPTTPIKGTQGSFATISEEERHKQQLQSISASLASLTRETGPNLVKGDPARKSETPKHVSHHHFTPAFNVSDSALKFTHVLYNLSPAELYEQAIKYEKGSFITATGALATLSGAKTGRAPRDKRVVRDETTEDELWWGKGSPNIEMDEHTFLVNRERAVDYLNSLDKVFVNDQFLNWDPENIIKVRIVSARAYHSLFMHNMCIRPTPEELENFGTPDFTIYNAGQFPCNRYTHYMTSSTSIDLNLARREMVILGTQYAGEMKKGLFSVMHYLMPKRQILSLHSGCNIGKDGDVALFFGLSGTGKTTLSTDHNRYLIGDDEHCWSDNGVSNIEGGCYAKCIDLSREKEPDIWNAIKFGTVLENVVFDEHTREVDYTDKSVTENTRASYPIEYIPNAKIPCVGPHPKNVILLACDAFGVLPPVSKLNLAQTMYHFISGYTALVAGTEEGVKEPQATFSACFGAAFIMLHPTKYAAMLAEKMQKHGATGWLVNTGWSGGRYGSGSRIKLPYTRKIIDAIHSGSLLKANYKKTSVFGLEIPTEIEGVPSEILDPVNTWSDKKAYNDTLLKLAGLFKKNFETFTSYKIGKDNKLTEEILAAGPNF from the exons ATGGCAGGGAACGGAAACGTGAGCGGAGAGTTCAGCTTCGGGACGACCACTACCGGGATTGCAGGGACCGGGACCGGGACGGCACGGAACGGCCTGGCGAAGATCCAGACGAACAAGAAGACGAACGGGATCTGCCACGATGACAGTACACCTCCCGTTAAGGCTCAGACCATCGACGAGCTGCACTCGCTCCAGAAGAAGAAGTCCGCACCCACCACCCCTATCAAAGGGACTCAGGGTTCGTTCGCCACCATCTCTGAGGAAGAGCGCCACAAACAACAACTCCAGTCCATCAG TGCATCTTTGGCGTCACTGACAAGAGAAACTGGACCGAACCTAGTGAAAGGAGACCCCGCTCGGAAGTCTGAGACCCCGAAGCacgtgtcgcaccaccattttACGCCGGCCTTCAACGTTAGTGACAGTGCCTTGAAGTTCACACACGTCCTCTACAATCTCTCTCCAGCCG AGCTATACGAGCAGGCTATAAAGTATGAGAAAGGGTCGTTCATCACAGCTACTGGTGCCTTAGCAACCCTTTCTGGAGCCAAGACCGGCCGAGCTCCCAGAGATAAGCGCGTTGTCAGGGATGAGACTACTGAGGATGAGCTTTGGTGGGGAAA GGGTTCACCTAACATTGAAATGGACGAGCATACATTCTTGGTCAACAGAGAAAGAGCTGTTGATTACTTGAACTCTTTGGACAAG GTCTTTGTGAATGACCAGTTCTTGAACTGGGACCCAGAGAATATAATTAAAGTCCGGATTGTCTCTGCCAGGGCATACCATTCCTTGTTCATGCACAACAT GTGTATCCGACCCACTCCTGAAGAGCTGGAGAATTTCGGTACTCCGGACTTCACTATATACAATGCTGGGCAGTTCCCATGTAATCGTTACACGCACTACATGACATCCTCTACTAGCATAGATCTTAATCTTGCTAGGAGGGAAATGGTCATCCTCGGCACCCAGTACGCCGGGGAAATGAAGAAGGGTCTGTTCAGTGTTATGCATTATCTCATGCCTAAGCGTCAAATCCTCTCCTTACATTCTGGCTGCAATATTGGAAAAGATGGAGATGTTGCCCTCTTCTTTGGTCTGTCAG GCACTGGAAAGACAACTCTGTCTACGGATCACAATAGGTATTTGATTGGAGACGACGAACACTGTTGGAGTGACAATGGTGTGTCAAATATTGAAGGCGGTTGCTATGCCAAGTGCATTGACCTCTCAAGGGAGAAGGAACCTGATATCTGGAATGCCATTAAATTTGGGACTG TGCTGGAAAATGTTGTGTTTGATGAGCACACCAGAGAGGTCGACTATACTGACAAATCTGTTACAG AGAACACGCGTGCGTCCTACCCTATTGAGTACATCCCCAATGCAAAGATACCATGCGTTGGTCCTCATCCAAAGAATGTCATACTTCTGGCATGTGATGCATTTGGTGTGCTCCCACCAGTGAGCAAGCTGAACTTGGCACAGACTATGTACCATTTCATCAGTGGTTATACTGCTCtg GTAGCTGGTACTGAAGAGGGTGTGAAGGAGCCACAGGCAACATTCTCGGCTTGCTTTGGTGCAGCATTTATTATGTTGCACCCTACCAAATATGCGGCCATGCTGGCTGAGAAGATGCAGAAGCATGGCGCCACAGGATGGCTTGTCAACACTGGCTGGTCAGGTGGAAG GTATGGTTCAGGGAGTCGAATCAAGCTGCCATATACACGAAAAATCATAGACGCCATACACTCTGGCAGCCTCCTCAAGGCAAATTACAAAAAGACTTCAGTGTTTGGGCTTGAGATCCCTACTGAGATTGAGGGAGTGCCTTCTGAAATCTTGGACCCGGTGAACACT TGGTCAGACAAGAAGGCTTATAATGATACACTGTTGAAGCTGGCTGGTCTGTTCAAGAAGAACTTTGAAACATTCACCAGCTACAAGATTGGCAAGGACAACAAGCTGACAGAGGAAATCCTTGCAGCTGGTCCAAACTTCTAA
- the LOC121259753 gene encoding phosphoenolpyruvate carboxykinase (ATP)-like isoform X2, with amino-acid sequence MAGNGNVSGEFSFGTTTTGIAGTGTGTARNGLAKIQTNKKTNGICHDDSTPPVKAQTIDELHSLQKKKSAPTTPIKGTQGSFATISEEERHKQQLQSISASLASLTRETGPNLVKGDPARKSETPKHVSHHHFTPAFNVSDSALKFTHVLYNLSPAELYEQAIKYEKGSFITATGALATLSGAKTGRAPRDKRVVRDETTEDELWWGKGSPNIEMDEHTFLVNRERAVDYLNSLDKVFVNDQFLNWDPENIIKVRIVSARAYHSLFMHNMCIRPTPEELENFGTPDFTIYNAGQFPCNRYTHYMTSSTSIDLNLARREMVILGTQYAGEMKKGLFSVMHYLMPKRQILSLHSGCNIGKDGDVALFFGLSGTGKTTLSTDHNRYLIGDDEHCWSDNGVSNIEGGCYAKCIDLSREKEPDIWNAIKFGTVLENVVFDEHTREVDYTDKSVTENTRASYPIEYIPNAKIPCVGPHPKNVILLACDAFGVLPPVSKLNLAQTMYHFISGYTALVAGTEEGVKEPQATFSACFGAAFIMLHPTKYAAMLAEKMQKHGATGWLVNTGWSGGRYELKIIVYRAH; translated from the exons ATGGCAGGGAACGGAAACGTGAGCGGAGAGTTCAGCTTCGGGACGACCACTACCGGGATTGCAGGGACCGGGACCGGGACGGCACGGAACGGCCTGGCGAAGATCCAGACGAACAAGAAGACGAACGGGATCTGCCACGATGACAGTACACCTCCCGTTAAGGCTCAGACCATCGACGAGCTGCACTCGCTCCAGAAGAAGAAGTCCGCACCCACCACCCCTATCAAAGGGACTCAGGGTTCGTTCGCCACCATCTCTGAGGAAGAGCGCCACAAACAACAACTCCAGTCCATCAG TGCATCTTTGGCGTCACTGACAAGAGAAACTGGACCGAACCTAGTGAAAGGAGACCCCGCTCGGAAGTCTGAGACCCCGAAGCacgtgtcgcaccaccattttACGCCGGCCTTCAACGTTAGTGACAGTGCCTTGAAGTTCACACACGTCCTCTACAATCTCTCTCCAGCCG AGCTATACGAGCAGGCTATAAAGTATGAGAAAGGGTCGTTCATCACAGCTACTGGTGCCTTAGCAACCCTTTCTGGAGCCAAGACCGGCCGAGCTCCCAGAGATAAGCGCGTTGTCAGGGATGAGACTACTGAGGATGAGCTTTGGTGGGGAAA GGGTTCACCTAACATTGAAATGGACGAGCATACATTCTTGGTCAACAGAGAAAGAGCTGTTGATTACTTGAACTCTTTGGACAAG GTCTTTGTGAATGACCAGTTCTTGAACTGGGACCCAGAGAATATAATTAAAGTCCGGATTGTCTCTGCCAGGGCATACCATTCCTTGTTCATGCACAACAT GTGTATCCGACCCACTCCTGAAGAGCTGGAGAATTTCGGTACTCCGGACTTCACTATATACAATGCTGGGCAGTTCCCATGTAATCGTTACACGCACTACATGACATCCTCTACTAGCATAGATCTTAATCTTGCTAGGAGGGAAATGGTCATCCTCGGCACCCAGTACGCCGGGGAAATGAAGAAGGGTCTGTTCAGTGTTATGCATTATCTCATGCCTAAGCGTCAAATCCTCTCCTTACATTCTGGCTGCAATATTGGAAAAGATGGAGATGTTGCCCTCTTCTTTGGTCTGTCAG GCACTGGAAAGACAACTCTGTCTACGGATCACAATAGGTATTTGATTGGAGACGACGAACACTGTTGGAGTGACAATGGTGTGTCAAATATTGAAGGCGGTTGCTATGCCAAGTGCATTGACCTCTCAAGGGAGAAGGAACCTGATATCTGGAATGCCATTAAATTTGGGACTG TGCTGGAAAATGTTGTGTTTGATGAGCACACCAGAGAGGTCGACTATACTGACAAATCTGTTACAG AGAACACGCGTGCGTCCTACCCTATTGAGTACATCCCCAATGCAAAGATACCATGCGTTGGTCCTCATCCAAAGAATGTCATACTTCTGGCATGTGATGCATTTGGTGTGCTCCCACCAGTGAGCAAGCTGAACTTGGCACAGACTATGTACCATTTCATCAGTGGTTATACTGCTCtg GTAGCTGGTACTGAAGAGGGTGTGAAGGAGCCACAGGCAACATTCTCGGCTTGCTTTGGTGCAGCATTTATTATGTTGCACCCTACCAAATATGCGGCCATGCTGGCTGAGAAGATGCAGAAGCATGGCGCCACAGGATGGCTTGTCAACACTGGCTGGTCAGGTGGAAGGTATGAATTGAAGATTATTGTCTATCGAGCTCATTGA